The Streptomyces sp. NBC_01275 genome has a segment encoding these proteins:
- a CDS encoding LuxR C-terminal-related transcriptional regulator translates to MIPPARAGAVPRERLQRQLRLAETRLTVVVAPAGWGKTSLLSGWAADPEEKRRLAWVSLDESDDEPVRFWSYVLTALRGAGGVISAGPLQALDAAGVPPIDLALPMLLNELAASAVPHVLVLDDYHLLADPRIHEAIEYLVTYLPASLRVVIAARTDPPLPIARLRARGDLTELRAAQLRFSRDEAAALLSAVSGHDLDGAAAAGVWERTEGWAAGLQLAALALRADPAKAPAGDRHLLDYFAAEVLPALEPRQRDLLVRAAPLERLSGSLCDAALQVTGSAAVLADLVRADLFVAALDDEQRWYRCHRLLRDVLAVETMTDPKEVLGHAADWFAAQDRIDDAVRHLLRAGRDDAAAELMLRNAETWFFPRGEAATYLKFGEELSARVVGPALAFSLAYSAALCGDQTGVNRWLDVCEASGTCATVVPGWHDFRSAVLCVRAGFGMSDAESARSVVMVRHALALETEGGGAGHPTVRAALGAMLARDGRFDEAATLLLDLWSSPRDRKAWPPSLVVQGAGTLMISLVEAGRGEECDRVMREAGPLADTVERDGREASTPGLAPLRIAQARRSYQNARMEAAAVLLRRVVPLAELHPRPTVLFLGLVYLADAELACGDRSAARAALSRAREVVDEEPVSAFASRRLEESEARLGRAGARTGVRSGALVEELTDRELSILRALQGPATQREIGAELFLSINTVKAYNKSLYRKLGVASRHDAVAAARDLGLI, encoded by the coding sequence GTGATTCCGCCGGCCCGGGCCGGCGCGGTCCCGCGCGAACGCCTGCAGCGGCAGCTGCGTCTGGCCGAGACCCGGCTGACCGTGGTGGTGGCGCCCGCCGGCTGGGGCAAGACGAGTCTGCTGAGCGGCTGGGCGGCGGATCCCGAAGAGAAGCGTCGCCTCGCGTGGGTCTCGCTCGACGAGAGCGACGACGAGCCCGTGCGGTTCTGGAGTTATGTCCTCACCGCGCTGCGCGGCGCCGGCGGGGTGATCAGCGCAGGTCCGCTTCAGGCGTTGGACGCGGCCGGCGTCCCCCCGATCGACCTTGCGCTGCCGATGCTGCTGAACGAGCTGGCCGCGTCCGCGGTACCGCATGTGCTGGTGCTCGACGACTACCACCTGCTCGCCGATCCGCGGATCCACGAGGCGATCGAGTACCTCGTGACGTACCTGCCCGCCTCGTTGCGGGTGGTGATCGCCGCACGTACGGATCCGCCGCTGCCGATCGCGCGGCTTCGGGCCCGTGGCGACCTGACGGAGTTGCGGGCGGCACAGCTGCGGTTCTCGCGGGACGAGGCGGCTGCCCTGTTGTCGGCGGTGTCGGGGCACGACCTCGACGGCGCGGCCGCGGCAGGCGTATGGGAGCGGACGGAAGGGTGGGCTGCCGGGCTGCAGTTGGCTGCCCTCGCGCTGCGCGCGGACCCGGCGAAGGCGCCCGCCGGTGATCGGCATCTGCTGGACTATTTCGCGGCCGAGGTGCTGCCCGCTCTCGAGCCCAGGCAGCGTGACCTGCTCGTGCGGGCTGCGCCGCTCGAACGGCTCTCGGGTTCGCTGTGTGACGCCGCGCTGCAGGTGACGGGTTCGGCCGCAGTGCTGGCCGATCTGGTCAGGGCGGATCTTTTCGTGGCCGCGCTGGACGACGAACAGCGGTGGTACCGGTGCCATCGTCTGCTGCGGGATGTTCTGGCAGTCGAGACGATGACGGACCCGAAGGAGGTTCTCGGCCATGCCGCGGACTGGTTCGCGGCACAGGACCGGATCGACGACGCGGTACGCCACCTGCTGCGGGCCGGCCGCGACGATGCCGCCGCCGAGCTGATGTTGCGCAACGCCGAGACGTGGTTCTTCCCCCGTGGGGAGGCTGCCACCTACCTGAAGTTCGGCGAGGAGTTGTCCGCCCGGGTGGTGGGCCCGGCGCTGGCGTTTTCGCTGGCGTACTCGGCGGCGCTGTGCGGCGATCAGACGGGCGTGAACCGCTGGCTGGACGTCTGCGAGGCGAGTGGCACCTGCGCCACCGTCGTCCCCGGCTGGCACGACTTCCGCAGTGCCGTGCTCTGTGTGCGTGCGGGTTTCGGCATGTCGGATGCCGAGTCCGCGCGGTCCGTCGTCATGGTGCGCCATGCGCTCGCACTGGAGACCGAGGGCGGCGGGGCCGGGCATCCGACCGTGCGCGCGGCGCTCGGGGCCATGCTGGCCCGCGACGGCCGCTTCGACGAGGCGGCGACCCTGCTGCTCGACCTGTGGTCGTCGCCGCGCGACCGCAAGGCGTGGCCGCCGTCGCTCGTTGTCCAGGGCGCCGGAACGCTGATGATCAGCCTTGTCGAAGCCGGCCGCGGCGAGGAGTGCGACCGGGTCATGCGTGAGGCCGGCCCGCTCGCCGACACCGTGGAGCGCGACGGACGCGAGGCGAGCACGCCAGGACTGGCCCCGTTGCGCATCGCCCAGGCCAGGCGCAGCTACCAGAACGCCCGCATGGAGGCGGCCGCCGTCCTGCTGCGGCGGGTCGTCCCCCTCGCAGAACTGCACCCGCGGCCGACGGTGCTGTTCCTCGGGCTGGTGTACCTGGCCGACGCCGAACTCGCCTGCGGCGACCGGTCGGCGGCCCGTGCGGCGCTGTCGCGGGCCCGCGAGGTCGTGGACGAGGAGCCGGTGAGTGCGTTCGCGTCGCGGCGGCTGGAGGAGAGCGAAGCGCGGCTGGGCCGGGCCGGCGCCCGCACCGGCGTACGCTCGGGTGCTCTTGTGGAGGAGCTCACCGACAGGGAGCTGTCGATCCTGCGGGCCCTGCAGGGGCCGGCGACCCAGCGTGAGATCGGCGCAGAGCTGTTCTTGTCGATCAACACGGTCAAGGCGTACAACAAGAGCCTCTACCGCAAGCTCGGCGTCGCTTCCCGGCACGACGCCGTCGCAGCTGCGCGCGATCTTGGCCTGATCTGA